The Brevibacillus humidisoli DNA segment AAGGAAGGACTCCGTGAAAATCGCCTGCGGTACGGTCAGACTGAGCGTAACCAGAATCGGGCCCAGTGCGTTTGGAATCAGGTGTTTGAAGATAATCCGTGCATTGTCCGCCCCCAGTGAACGAGCCGCCAGTACGAATTCCTGGGCTTTTAACTGTAGAACTTGACCACGCACGATCCGAGCCATCCCGATCCAACCGGTAATGGTCAAGGCGATAATGATTGTCCCCACCCCAGGTGAGAGCACAACCAGCAACAGGATAACGACCAGGAGGTACGGTACAGCGTACAAAATATCGGCAAAACGCATCATGTACTCGTCGACTCGTCCTCCGAAGAACCCAGCAATACCGCCCCAGATCACCCCGATGATCAAATCTATGATCCCGGCGGCAAATCCTACCTCCAGCGAGATCCGGGCCCCATGCCAGATACGGACGAACACGTCACGTCCCAGATCGTCGGTGCCAAACCAGTGTTCAGCAGACGGCGCTTTGTTCTTATTGGTTAATTCAGTCGTATAATAATCGTGGGAGCTGAAAAACGGTACGAGAATGGCACAAAGCATCAGCAGGATCAGAAAGACCAACGAGGCCATCGCTACCTTATTCTTTTTCAGTCGGCGCCACGCATCTGCCCAAAAGGAAAGGGACGGACGCTTGATTTGTTCGGCCTCGTGAAGATCTACAGAGATGGGCTGGAAATGTTCTTTTGTCAGTTGCATCGCTATCCTACTCCTTTCCGCCGCCGGCCAGTTTAATCCGAGGATCGACTAACGTATACGCCAGGTCGACCAACAGTACGAGAACCACGAGAATGATAGCGTAAAAGACAGTCGTTCCCATGATCACCGTATAGTCACGGTTGCTGATCGAGATCACAAACTCACGTCCCAAGCCAGGAACACCGAAGATCCGTTCTACGACAAACGAACCGGTGAGAATATTGGCGCTGAGCGGGCCCAGGTAGGTGATAACCGGCAGCAAGGCATTGCGAATCGCATGCTTGACAGTAGTTGTAAAGGTACTTAGTCCCTTCGCCTTGGCCGTCTTGATGTAGTCCTGGCTCATCACCTCAATCATGTTGGAACGGGTCAACCGAGCGATAAAGGCCAGTGGCAGTGCTGCCAACGCAAATGAGGGTAGTACCGTATACTCAAACCCTTCCCACTGAGCGATCGGAAACCAGCCTAATTTGATCGAAAAGATATATTGGTAAAAAGAGGCGAGAATAAAGTTGGGTACGGACAGCCCCAACACGGCAATCACCATCGCTGAATAGTCCTGCCATTTGTTGTGTCGCAAAGCTGCAATCACGCCGAGGGTGATTCCACCGAAGATCGCAATGGCGAGAGATTGCAAGCCCAGATGCAAGGAAACGGGAAAGCCGCGTTCAATGATCTGATTAACAGTGGATGATTTCTCTTTAAAAGATGGCCCCAGATCCCAGGTAACGACCCGGCCCAAATATTCAACGTATTGCTCATAGAGCGGTTTATCCAAACCATAGTACTTGTTTAGTGCCGCCTCAATCTCTGGTGGTACCTGTCTCTCTGCGGTGAACGGTCCGCCTGGCACAGCCTGCATCAGCCAGAACGTGGCGGTGACGATGAGAAACAGCGCAACGATCATGTATACAATGCGCTTGCCGATATAGCGAATCAATGTGACTTACCCCCTCATGTGGATTAGCTGCTTTCACTTCCCATTTTCACACTGCCGGGTGAGTGCGCCCCCACAGTGCAAAAATCGATTGTGGAATAACCCCATCCGGAGCGATGCTCTCCTGTTTTCTCTCTCTATTTTTTGAACGGTCTGCAAAAGTTAAGGTATATGGTGACCCATATACCTTAACTTGCAGAACCTTGCGTGGATCTAGTTACACGCGTTTATTCCAATGGGTGTTTTCCTATTCGATATAAGCCCACTTGTAATCTACGTTGCCAAGTCCGCCGACGAGAACGCCTTTTACATCTTCGTCTTTCACCCAGGACATGGTATAGAAGTAGATCGGTGCAACAGGCATTTCTTCCATAAAGATCTGCTCGGCTTCAGCCAATAGCTTTTTGCGCGCTTCCGGATCGGTCTCAACCGCGGATTTGTTCAGCAGTTCCTTGAACTTCGGATGCTCCCAGCGCGTATCGTTGTTACCGCCGTATTTGTCTTTAAACAGCTCAAGGAAGTTGATGGGATCGTTGAAGTCACCCAACCAGCCCATCCGGCCGATTTGATAGTTCCCTTCATGCAGATCCTCGATATACACTTTCCACTCGGTGTTTTTCAGGGTAACATCTACGCCAAGCGCTTTCTTCCACTGGTCTTGGATCGCTTCCGCAATCTTTTTGTGCCCGTCGTGGGTGTTGTACGAGAGCGTTATCGGCGGCAGTTCGGAAATGCCCAACTCTTGCATACCCTCTTCAAGCAGCTTCTTGGCTGTTTCTACGTCGTTGTCCTTGAAGAACGGTTCCGTGTTCAGGTTCATCGACGGAGGTACCGCACCCATTGCTGGGATTTCACCCGCTTGCGTTACGTTGTCTACGATCATTTGACGGTTGATCGCATAGGCAAAAGCTTTGCGGACCTTCACGTTGTTGAACGGTTCTTTTTCCGTATTAAACTTGTACCAGTAGGTACCGGCGATCGGCTGGGTGGTCAGTCTGCCTTCATCGCGCAGCGCCGGGATGGCATCCAGCGGAAGGTCGCCTGTCGGTTCACCGGCCCAATCCAACTCACCGTTTTCATACATGGACAGCTCGGTGCTCAGATCCTCGATCATCGCGAATTCGATGCGGTCCAGCTTCACGTTCTCTTTGTCCCAGTAGCTGTCGTTCTTCACCAGGACCAGCTTGCTCTTATGTTCCCAGGTCTCCAACTTGAATGGACCGTTCCCTACGTGCGTTGCCGCTTCGGCAGCCCATTTCGGATTGGCTTCAACTACTTTTTTGTTGACCGGATAGTAGGTGTAGAATGCGGTCAGTTCCAGGAAGTAAGGTGTCGGGTTTTCCAGTTCAACCTGCAGGGTCTTGTCGTCCAGCGCTTTGACGCCGACCTGGTCAGCGGTTACACCCTCCTCACCCTTGTTGAACTTCTCACCGTTTTTGATGTAGTAGAGCTGGTATGCATAGTTGGAAGCAGTCGCCGGGTCGAGTGCCCGTTTCCATGCGTATTCGAAATCGTGTGCTGTTACCGGGTCGCCGTTGCTCCAAGTAGCACCATCACGAATGGTAAAGGTGTATGTCTTCAGGTCCTCCGACTTCTCAATCTTTTCGGCA contains these protein-coding regions:
- a CDS encoding ABC transporter permease, producing MIRYIGKRIVYMIVALFLIVTATFWLMQAVPGGPFTAERQVPPEIEAALNKYYGLDKPLYEQYVEYLGRVVTWDLGPSFKEKSSTVNQIIERGFPVSLHLGLQSLAIAIFGGITLGVIAALRHNKWQDYSAMVIAVLGLSVPNFILASFYQYIFSIKLGWFPIAQWEGFEYTVLPSFALAALPLAFIARLTRSNMIEVMSQDYIKTAKAKGLSTFTTTVKHAIRNALLPVITYLGPLSANILTGSFVVERIFGVPGLGREFVISISNRDYTVIMGTTVFYAIILVVLVLLVDLAYTLVDPRIKLAGGGKE
- a CDS encoding ABC transporter permease, yielding MQLTKEHFQPISVDLHEAEQIKRPSLSFWADAWRRLKKNKVAMASLVFLILLMLCAILVPFFSSHDYYTTELTNKNKAPSAEHWFGTDDLGRDVFVRIWHGARISLEVGFAAGIIDLIIGVIWGGIAGFFGGRVDEYMMRFADILYAVPYLLVVILLLVVLSPGVGTIIIALTITGWIGMARIVRGQVLQLKAQEFVLAARSLGADNARIIFKHLIPNALGPILVTLSLTVPQAIFTESFLSFLGLGVSAPVASWGTMASEGLSAMRYYPWRLLFPAIFISITMLAFNLLGDGIRDAVDPKLRK
- a CDS encoding peptide ABC transporter substrate-binding protein, with protein sequence MKKSVFALVSSVLVLGTALAGCGGGDQSASQGNNSGGDTTQQEQPAAGESDKPQVLRANLHSEPPTADPGLAEDSTSGAIVRATFDGLTRLDENGVPQPSVAEKIEKSEDLKTYTFTIRDGATWSNGDPVTAHDFEYAWKRALDPATASNYAYQLYYIKNGEKFNKGEEGVTADQVGVKALDDKTLQVELENPTPYFLELTAFYTYYPVNKKVVEANPKWAAEAATHVGNGPFKLETWEHKSKLVLVKNDSYWDKENVKLDRIEFAMIEDLSTELSMYENGELDWAGEPTGDLPLDAIPALRDEGRLTTQPIAGTYWYKFNTEKEPFNNVKVRKAFAYAINRQMIVDNVTQAGEIPAMGAVPPSMNLNTEPFFKDNDVETAKKLLEEGMQELGISELPPITLSYNTHDGHKKIAEAIQDQWKKALGVDVTLKNTEWKVYIEDLHEGNYQIGRMGWLGDFNDPINFLELFKDKYGGNNDTRWEHPKFKELLNKSAVETDPEARKKLLAEAEQIFMEEMPVAPIYFYTMSWVKDEDVKGVLVGGLGNVDYKWAYIE